In Eupeodes corollae chromosome 3, idEupCoro1.1, whole genome shotgun sequence, a single genomic region encodes these proteins:
- the LOC129949013 gene encoding uncharacterized protein LOC129949013 codes for MRISVSAPAVGLLSILFVLSITSSGNASNILCLFTSPGRSHIIIYMAIARTLVERGHNVTIVTTMPLKDKNPKYHHIFLPPAEEDYAEYYRLLSVAATESNIWGAYNRLFWANVERVRIQDKAFKSPRFQDFLNNTGNHFDAVILGWVFNTYQLGVAAHFKCPVMLAFVNHPTKLLLSMAGSPLALSTVPLFGNSYDMLNFKKRLSNYFDYLLWNFFEEFGEYKMSQYYEEYFSSEKYPSYDEMKRNVSLVFCASHFSEGRIRPHPPGFIEIGGIQVKDKANPLPQEVDEFLKTANEGFILFSLGTNVKSSDISSNTTSAIFKVLSQSKYKVLWKWDSAEMPGESTNIMFRKWFPQDDLLAHPQLKLFITHAGKGSSVEAQYHGVPMLAIPVYGDQFGNAEEMRTMGYGLIVNHRNVTEQSFRRDFAEILKNPKYLKAVTKFSKLYTDRPLSPRESVIYWTEYVIRHRGAKHMQSPVIHMNFFQKNSLDVIVFIGVILYLSFVIMRKMFKIFYRTIFMVCSRESCSKVSIMRSNFKFVTLLCLLVAFLVGGSESANILGVFTSSSPSHQIVHMSYIKALIERGHNVTVLSTIPLKDKNPKYHHLLIPPSAERVKEMDDMKSAMNKPQGFMKSITGGINSVLSIIGYFFNDFHVGLGAHFRCPIIMSWTSSSYDMVDKFVGNPPEIAYVPASTMFGMVDTTKFTGRLSNLFQKMVFKIFGALIDNRMANLYSEIFPSTDYPSFEDAKKKVSLLLLNYHFSDGIIRPNVPAVIECGGIQIKEKPDPLPEDLQKIFNASSEHGVIYLSFGSNIKGDDLNPELFGILFKALSSLKQTVLWKWDGKKLPGESPNIHYRKWLPQDDLLAHPNVKAFITHAGKGSTAESQFHGVPMVTVPMFADQLGNADQVKNSGFGVKVDQKTMTVESLKAAILEVLENPKYKENINEFSKLYRDRPMSAKETAVFWIEYVIRHKGAYHMQSPAVFLNSFQLFSVDVIGFLLLVAFVVYKLITVPAKFAIRKFFAWKYAKAQKVKKQ; via the exons ATGCGAATCTCGGTATCAGCTCCAGCGGTGGGCTTGCTTTCGATACTCTTCGTGCTTTCAATTACTTCATCAGGCAATGCTTCCAATATTCTTTGTCTCTTCACCAGTCCTGGTCGATCccatattataatttatatggCAATTGCCAGAACTCTAGTGGAGAGAGGTCATAATGTGACCATAGTGACAACAATGCCACTGAAggacaaaaatccaaaataccATCATATCTTCCTGCCCCCCGCAGAAGAAGATTATGCTGAATACTACAGACTGCTAAGTGTTGCCGCTACAGAGTCCAATATTTGGGGAGCCTATAATCGTCTATTCTGGGCAAATGTTGAACGAGTACGTATACAGGATAAGGCTTTCAAGAGTCCTCGATTCCAGGACTTCTTAAATAATACCGGAAACCATTTTGATGCTGTGATCCTGGGTTGGGTATTCAATACTTATCAACTTGGAGTAGCAGCACATTTTAAATGTCCCGTCATGCTTGCCTTTGTCAATCATCCTACCAAACTTCTACTATCGATGGCTGGGAGCCCCTTGGCCTTGTCTACTGTTCCTCTTTTTGGAAACTCCTATGACATGCTAAATTTCAAGAAGAGATTAAGTAATTACTTCGACTATTTGCTGTGGAATTTCTTTGAGGAATTCGGGGAATACAAAATGTCCCAATATTATGA agAGTATTTCTCTTCAGAAAAATATCCTTCCTACGATGAAATGAAGAGAAATGTGTCCCTTGTGTTTTGTGCTTCACATTTTAGCGAAGGAAGAATCAGACCACACCCTCCAggatttattgaaattggtgGAATTCAAGTCAAAGACAAAGCAAATCCACTTCCTCAG GAAGTTGATGAATTCCTCAAGACTGCCAATGAAGGTTTCATACTGTTTAGCCTGGGCACGAATGTCAAAAGCTCCGACATATCCTCGAATACCACTTCAGCCATTTTCAAAGTATTAtcccaatcaaaatacaaagTTCTTTGGAAGTGGGATAGTGCTGAAATGCCTGGAGAATCAACCAATATCATGTTTCGGAAGTGGTTCCCTCAAGACGATCTTCTAGCACATCCCCAACTGAAACTTTTCATCACCCATGCTGGAAAAGGAAGTTCAGTAGAGGCTCAATACCATGGTGTTCCGATGTTAGCTATTCCAGTTTATGGAGATCAATTTGGAAATGCTGAAGAAATGCGAACAATGGGATATGGCTTGATAGTTAACCATCGAAATGTGACAGAGCAAAGTTTTCGTCGAGATTTTgctgaaattcttaaaaacccCAAATATCTGAAAGCTGtgaccaaattttcaaaattgtacacAGATCGGCCATTGTCACCGAGGGAAAGTGTGATCTACTGGACCGAATATGTTATACGCCATCGAGGAGCTAAACATATGCAGAGTCCGGTGATTCACATGAATTTCTTCCAGAAAAACAGTCTTGATGTAATTGTTTTTATAGgagtaattttgtatttaagttttgtgattatgagaaaaatgtttaaaatattttacagaacGATTTTCATGGTGTGTAGTCGAGAAA GTTGTTCAAAAGTCTCAATCATGCGGTCAAACTTCAAATTCGTCACTCTTTTGTGCCTTTTGGTGGCATTCCTTGTCGGTGGAAGTGAATCGGCAAATATACTCGGTGTCTTCACCAGCAGCAGTCCTTCACATCAAATTGTTCATATGTCTTATATTAAGGCTCTCATCGAACGTGGACACAATGTGACAgtactctcaacaattcctctCAAGGACAAAAATCCCAAATATCATCATCTACTGATTCCCCCAAGTGCGGAAAGAGTCAAAGAAATGGATGATATGAAATCAGCCATGAACAAACCCCAGGGTTTCATGAAGTCAATTACCGGAGGAATTAATAGTGTGTTGTC GATTATTGGATACTTCTTCAATGATTTCCATGTTGGACTTGGAGCCCACTTCAGATGTCCAATCATTATGAGTTGGACATCTTCGTCGTATGATATGGTTGACAAATTTGTTGGAAATCCTCCAGAAATCGCTTATGTTCCAGCTTCGACTATGTTTGGTATGGTTGATACCACCAAATTCACTGGACGTCTTAGTAATTTGTTCCAGAAAATGGTCTTTAAGATTTTTGGAGCTCTAATCGATAACCGAATGGCAAATTTGTATAG TGAGATCTTTCCTTCTACTGACTATCCATCATTTGAAGATGCCAAGAAGAAAGTCTCCTTACTTCTGCTGAACTATCACTTCTCAGATGGAATTATTCGCCCAAATGTCCCAGCTGTCATTGAGTGTGGTGGAATTCAAATCAAGGAGAAACCAGATCCATTGCCAGAG GATTTGCAAAAGATATTTAACGCCTCTTCCGAACACGGTGTGATTTATCTCAGCTTTGGCTCGAACATCAAAGGTGACGATTTAAATCCCGAACTTTTCGGAATTCTCTTCAAAGCCCTTTCCAGTCTGAAGCAGACTGTCTTATGGAAATGGGATGGTAAGAAGTTACCTGGCGAGTCTCCAAATATCCACTATCGCAAATGGCTTCCTCAGGATGATCTCCTGGCTCATCCCAACGTGAAGGCCTTCATTACTCATGCCGGAAAGGGAAGTACTGCTGAATCACAGTTCCACGGAGTCCCTATGGTAACTGTTCCCATGTTTGCTGATCAATTAGGAAATGCTGATCAAGTTAAGAATAGTGGCTTCGGTGTTAAGGTTGATCAAAAGACCATGACAGTGGAAAGTTTGAAAGCTGCAATTCTTGAAGTTCTCGAAAATCccaaatacaaagaaaatatcaATGAGTTTTCCAAGCTTTACCGTGACAGACCAATGAGCGCCAAGGAAACAGctgtattttggattgaatatgTGATCAGACATAAGGGAGCCTATCACATGCAAAGTCCTGCCGTGTTTTTGAATTCCTTCCAACTTTTCAGTGTCGATGTGATTGGTTTCCTCCTGTTGGTGGCATTTGTCGTTTATAAACTGATAACTGTTCCAGCTAAATTTGCTATAAGGAAATTCTTCGCATGGAAATATGCTAAAGCCCAAAAAGTTAAGAAGCAATAG
- the LOC129949456 gene encoding UDP-glycosyltransferase UGT5-like, with protein sequence MIVNFASAIMDDGKKIKLFVASLVLLAAFAPISESANILGIFTTTSPSHNIVHMSYLRPLIERGHNVTVVTSIPLKDKNPKYHHILIPPTEARTKQMADMKAAVSKKRSLLELIRTSLESVSSFGPMLADHLKDQRFQDLMQNPDNKFDLIVGGYFFNPFYVGLAAHFRCPMVLSYANAPNSLTNSFIGNPNELAYVPLSPLFGLPDLSTFKGRLTNFMINIPVSVFNGLMDMQMEGIYNEIFSPTEYPSYHEAKKKVSLIMFNYHFTDGIVRPNVPAAIECGGIQIKDKPDPLPENLQKLFNASSEHGVIYVSFGSNLGINDINPDVVNALFKALSGLKQTVLWKWSDPKTPGTASNIHYNSWLPQDDLLQHPNLKLFITHAGKGGVTEAAYHGVPMVAVPMIADQIGNAAQMVKDGFGLQVDKKTVTEDQFKEAILEVLTNPQYTENVRRFSKLTKDRPMTPRETAVFWLEYVIRHKGAYHMQSPAVHLNTFQLYSFDVIAFILLILFLVYKLVSVPLIFVFRRLIAKFTKVQKIKKH encoded by the exons ATGATTGTTAACTTTGCATCAGCAATCATGGatgatggtaaaaaaatcaaactattcGTTGCCTCATTGGTATTACTTGCGGCTTTTGCTCCAATAAGTGAATCAGCAAATATTCTTGGAATATTCACTACAACCAGTCCTTCGCACAATATTGTTCATATGTCCTATCTTAGGCCATTGATTGAACGAGGACATAATGTAACAGTAGTAACATCAATTCCTCTCAAGGACAAGAATCCCAAGTATCATCACATCCTAATTCCTCCCACTGAGGCCAGAACTAAACAAATGGCCGATATGAAAGCCGCTGTCAGTAAAAAACGGAGTTTGTTGGAATTAATTCGGACAAGTCTTGAGAGCGTTTCATCGTTTGGTCCTATGCTCGCTGATCATCTCAAGGATCAACGCTTTCAGGATCTTATGCAAAATCCTGATAACAAATTCGATCTGATCGTAGGAGGATACTTCTTCAATCCGTTCTACGTTGGACTTGCAGCACACTTCAGGTGTCctatggttttaagttatgccAATGCACCGAATAGTTTAACGAACAGTTTCATTGGAAACCCAAACGAACTGGCTTATGTACCTCTTTCACCGCTATTTGGACTGCCAGATTTGTCAACTTTCAAGGGCAGACTTACCAACTTTATGATCAACATTCCGGTGAGCGTTTTCAATGGCTTGATGGATATGCAAATGGAAGGAATATACAA TGAAATATTTTCTCCAACGGAATATCCTTCATATCACGAGGCTAAAAAGAAGGTTTCGTTAATTATGTTCAACTATCACTTCACCGATGGAATAGTCCGGCCAAATGTTCCAGCAGCTATTGAATGTGGAGGAATCCAAATTAAGGACAAGCCAGATCCTCTTCCAGAA aaccttcaaaaattgttcaatgcTTCTTCAGAGCATGGAGTTATCTATGTTAGCTTTGGGTCTAACTTGGGAATCAACGACATCAACCCTGATGTTGTTAATGCACTTTTTAAGGCACTTTCTGGTCTTAAGCAAACAGTTCTCTGGAAATGGTCGGACCCGAAAACACCAGGTACTGCTTCAAATATCCACTACAACAGTTGGCTACCGCAAGATGATCTCCTGCAACACCCGAATTTAAAGCTTTTCATCACCCATGCTGGCAAGGGAGGAGTTACTGAAGCTGCATATCATGGAGTTCCTATGGTAGCTGTACCAATGATAGCGGATCAAATTGGAAATGCTGCTCAAATGGTTAAAGATGGCTTTGGGCTACAAGTTGATAAGAAAACAGTCACTGAGGATCAATTTAAAGAAGCAATCCTTGAAGTCCTCACAAATCCCCAGTACACAGAAAATGTCAGACGATTTTCAAAACTTACCAAAGATAGACCAATGACTCCTAGAGAAACAGCAGTCTTTTGGCTGGAATATGTTATTAGGCATAAAGGAGCTTATCATATGCAAAGTCCTGCGGTACATTTGAATACTTTCCAGTTGTATAGCTTCGATGTCATTGCTTTTATATTGCTGATACTGTTCTTAGTATATAAGTTAGTTAGTGTCCCATTGATATTTGTGTTTAGAAGACTCATTGCTAAGTttacaaaagttcaaaaaatcaagaaacattga
- the LOC129949457 gene encoding UDP-glycosyltransferase UGT5-like, protein MAGSYKLVALLGLLALYVGAGETANILGVFTTISPSHNIVHMSYVRALAERGHNVTVVTALPTKDKNPKYHHILIPQTEQRKKEVDEFKAKLKLTNRGIIESIKDGVANVFGFGHMQSDPLKDQRFQDLMNNPDNKFDLVIMGYFFNEFHIGIGAHFKCPVVISFMSATNNFIDSLIGNPPEVAYVPASPLVAAPDPMKFTGRLQNFITNFFIRLLAFFLDWEMSNLYSEIFPPSKYPSFEDAKKNVSLVLCNSHFTEGVVRPNVPGLVDVGGIQIKQKPDPLPENLQKIFNASSEHGLIYLSFGSNIKSADMNPKLYEILFKALAGLKQNVLWKWDAAKKPGNAPNIFYEKWLPQDDLLANTNVKLFITHAGKGSVTESQYHGVPMVAIPFGADQASNAAAVQRDGFGLELNQKTMTVEELRGAVLEVLENPKFAQNTKKFSTLYRDRPMHAKDTAVFWLEYVLRHKGAYHMQSPLVNLSGIQYLSLDVIGFLLLVLFVVYKAVTVPTKFLYRKIFSKKPKSKTQ, encoded by the exons ATGGCTGGAAGTTACAAGCTCGTTGCGCTTCTCGGCCTTTTGGCCTTATACGTTGGGGCAGGTGAAACTGCAAATATCCTGGGTGTCTTCACCACCATCAGTCCATCGCACAATATAGTTCACATGTCCTACGTTAGGGCTTTGGCTGAACGTGGTCATAATGTGACAGTTGTTACAGCTCTTCCAACAAAggacaaaaatccaaaatatcatCATATCCTTATTCCACAAACCGAACAACGTAAGAAGGAAGTAGATGAATTCAAAGCAAAGCTGAAACTAACCAATCGAGGAATTATCGAGTCAATTAAGGATGGAGTAGCTAATGTGTTTGGTTTTGGACACATGCAATCTGATCCATTAAAAGATCAACGATTCCAGGATTTGATGAATAATCCTGACAATAAATTCGATCTTGTTATCATGGGATATTTCTTCAATGAATTCCATATTGGAATTGGCGCACATTTCAAGTGTCCAGTTGTGATAAGTTTCATGAGTgctacaaataattttatagaCAGTTTAATTGGTAATCCGCCAGAAGTTGCTTATGTTCCAGCTTCGCCATTGGTTGCTGCTCCAGATCCAATGAAATTTACCGGAAGATTACAGAACTTCATTACGAATTTCTTCATTAGGTTATTGGCATTTTTCTTGGACtgggaaatgtcaaatttgtacag TGAAATCTTCCCTCCTTCGAAATATCCATCATTTGAAGATGCAAAGAAGAATGTGTCATTGGTTTTGTGCAACTCTCATTTTACCGAAGGAGTAGTTCGTCCAAATGTACCTGGCCTCGTTGATGTTGGTGGAATTCAGATCAAGCAGAAGCCTGATCCTTTGCCAGAG aatcttcaaaaaatcttcaatgCTTCGTCAGAACACGGATTGATCTACCTTAGTTTTGGATCAAATATCAAAAGCGCTGACATGAATCCGAAACTTTATGAAATCCTCTTCAAGGCCTTAGCTGGTCTCAAGCAGAACGTTCTCTGGAAATGGGATGCTGCTAAAAAACCCGGAAATGCTCCTaacattttctatgaaaaatggCTGCCCCAAGATGATCTCCTTGCCAATACAAATGTGAAACTCTTCATCACACATGCCGGCAAGGGAAGTGTCACCGAATCACAATACCATGGAGTTCCAATGGTAGCGATACCATTTGGAGCTGATCAAGCTTCAAATGCTGCTGCTGTTCAAAGAGATGGCTTCGGATTAGAACTCAATCAGAAGACAATGACAGTAGAGGAATTAAGAGGTGCAGTTTTGGAAGTGCTCGAAAACCCTAAGTTTGCTCAAAACACTAAGAAATTTTCGACACTTTATCGAGATAGACCTATGCATGCAAAGGATACAGCTGTTTTTTGGTTGGAATATGTTCTAAGGCATAAGGGAGCTTATCATATGCAGAGTCCTCTGGTGAATTTAAGTGGAATTCAGTATTTAAGTTTGGATGTTATAGGTTTCCTACTGTTAGTTCTATTTGTAGTCTATAAGGCAGTTACTGTTCCAACTAAGTTTCTGTACAGGAAGATCTTCTCAAAGaaaccaaaatcaaaaacacaataa
- the LOC129950471 gene encoding UDP-glycosyltransferase UGT5-like has product MAALIKLTKLLILSIIYLSSTTFASNILCLFTSTGQSHLIIHMAIARTLADRGHNVTVVTTLPLKDLNPKYNHIYLPPEEDDISNYRKMLSTVATGTNWWQSTKLLFMANVERVRMQDGAIRNPRFQELLNNPGNHFDLLILGIVFNNYQIGVAAHFKCPIILSWINQPPRSLLAYVGSPWSVSSVGLFGSSNMLNFKDRLKNFLNAGLIMAIEEFSEYKMAQYYEDHFSAERYPSFDDMNKNISLVFGASHFSEGRIRPLTPGFVEIGGIQVKEAPETLPKDIEEFLKTAKDGFILFSLGTNIKSKDISANATTAMFKVLSQSKYKIIWKWDSADLPGESPNIMFKKWLPQDDLLAHPKLKLFITHGGKGSLVEAQYHGVPMLTIPMYGDQPANAQEMAGMGYGLIVNHRNVTEQSFRRDFYEVLENPVYLGAISSFSKIYRDRPLTPRQSVIYWTEYVIRHHGAKHMQSPAVHMNLWQKNSLDVIAFLVTVLYLGYWILRRVITMFYKLLMSLKERKLKSE; this is encoded by the exons ATGGCAGCGTTaataaaattaaccaaactCCTGATACTTTCAATAATTTACCTAAGTTCAACAACTTTCGCATCGAATATTCTTTGCCTCTTCACCAGCACTGGTCAATCGCATCTTATAATTCATATGGCTATTGCCAGGACGCTGGCCGATAGAGGTCATAATGTCACGGTTGTGACAACTTTACCACTCAAAGACTTAAATCCAAAATACAATCATATCTACCTGCCCCCTGAGGAGGATGACATTTCCAACTATCGGAAGATGTTGAGTACCGTTGCAACAGGCACCAATTGGTGGCAATCAACTAAGTTACTATTTATGGCCAATGTCGAACGAGTTCGGATGCAGGATGGAGCGATTAGAAATCCCCGTTTTCAAGAACTTCTAAACAATCCAGGGAATCATTTTGATCTATTGATTTTAGGAATAGTGTTTAATAACTATCAAATTGGAGTAGCAGCACATTTCAAGTGCCCCATAATCCTAAGCTGGATAAATCAACCACCAAGGAGTTTGTTAGCTTACGTTGGAAGTCCCTGGTCAGTATCGAGTGTTGGCCTCTTTGGCTCTTCGAATATGTTGAATTTCAAAGACAGgcttaagaattttttaaatgctgGCTTAATTATGGCGATCGAAGAGTTTTCCGAATACAAAATGGCGCAATATTATGA AGATCACTTCTCTGCGGAGCGGTATCCCTCGTTTGACGATATGAACAAGAACATATCCCTTGTGTTTGGGGCAAGTCACTTCAGTGAGGGTCGAATACGCCCCTTAACTCCAGGTTTTGTAGAAATAGGAGGAATTCAGGTCAAAGAAGCGCCAGAAACACTTCCAAAG GACATAGAAGAATTTCTCAAAACTGCCAAAGATGGTTTTATCCTCTTCAGTCTCGGCACTAACATCAAGAGCAAGGATATCTCAGCGAATGCCACTACAGCAATGTTCAAAGTTCTATCACAATCCaagtacaaaattatttggaaatggGATAGTGCCGATCTACCTGGAGAATCACCCAATATCATGTTCAAAAAATGGCTTCCTCAAGATGACCTGCTCGCTCATCCAAAATTGAAGCTTTTCATCACCCATGGGGGAAAAGGCAGCTTAGTGGAAGCTCAATACCATGGCGTTCCGATGCTTACCATTCCAATGTATGGAGATCAACCAGCAAATGCTCAGGAAATGGCTGGTATGGGCTATGGCTTGATTGTCAATCATCGAAATGTTACCGAGCAAAGTTTTCGAAGGGATTTCTATGAGGTTCTTGAAAATCCGGTCTATTTAGGAGCGATTTCGAGCTTTTCGAAAATCTACAGAGATCGTCCACTAACTCCGAGACAAAGTGTTATCTATTGGACGGAGTATGTTATACGACATCATGGGGCAAAGCACATGCAGAGTCCGGCAGTCCATATGAATCTGTGGCAGAAGAACAGTCTTGATGTTATAGCATTTTTGGTAACAGTTTTGTATCTAGGTTACTGGATCCTTAGAAGGGTAATTACTATGTTCTACAAGCTGCTTATGTCGCTAAAAGAAAGGAAATTAAAGTCTGAATAG